In Acanthopagrus latus isolate v.2019 chromosome 16, fAcaLat1.1, whole genome shotgun sequence, one DNA window encodes the following:
- the pomt2 gene encoding protein O-mannosyl-transferase 2, with the protein MAKEECISQRNRTAGDTSTLRNRKIFPSSEKTPSTPLSKDTHSQPAGHHSEDDARSSNGTPAQCSARGNHSDEPPSRVLLMLVVGLAFSTRLYKIADPPHVCWDETHFGKMGSYYINRTFFFDVHPPLGKMLIGLAGYMTGYDGTFPFGKPGDKYEHHNYWGMRGFCAMLGSCLPVFAYLIVLELSQSHTAALITATLLIFDTGSITISQYILLDPILMFFIMAAVLSMVKFNQQRYRPFSASWWLWMVLTGVSLAGALGVKFVGLFVILLVGLNTVWDLWRLLGDLSLSLVDIAKHLLARVIGLILLPLLLYITIFAIHFVVLNKSGPGDGFFSSAFQSRLIGNNLHNASMPEYLAYGSTITVKNLRIAGGYLHSHWHLYPEGVGAKQQQVTAYLHKDYNNLWLVHRHGDNESQSGTPDLVRHGDIIRLEHKETTRNLHTHLHEAPLTKKHFQVTGYGINGTGDINDLWQVEVCGGRKGDLVKVLRSKVRFLHRATGCVLYSSGKTLPKWGWEQVEVTCSPYLKESPSSQWNIEDHINPKLPNISLSVLKPHFLEILLESHIVMIRGNSGLKPKDNEMNSKPWHWPINYQGLRFSGVNDTDYRVYLLGNPVVWWINLTSLGLYVIMVAVASIALQRGFSLGQKRIEDSHVLMREGGLLLLGWLLHYAPFYTMGRVLYYHHYFPAMLFNSMLTGITLDVLLKSADLLLRRPYSDWLQKVGLMVLLFSILYSFYLFHPLSYGMTGPLAHEVGSAMAGLKWMDSWEF; encoded by the exons ATGGCAAAGGAAGAATGCATTTCACAAAGGAACAGAACAGCAGGGGACACTTCAACACTGCGAAACAGGAAAATCTTCCCCAGCTCAGAAAAGACCCCCTCCACCCCGCTgtcaaaagacacacacagtcagcctGCAGGACACCACTCAGAAGATGACGCCCGGTCGTCGAATGGGACACCTGCTCAGTGCTCAGCCAGAGGAAACCACAGCGATGAGCCTCCGAGCAGGGTGCTGCTGATGTTGGTGGTGGGGCTGGCCTTCTCTACTCGCCTCTACAAGATCGCAGATCCCCCTCATGTGTG CTGGGACGAGACGCACTTTGGGAAGATGGGAAGCTACTACATCAACAGGACCTTCTTTTTCGATGTCCATCCTCCTCTTGGAAAA ATGCTGATCGGTCTCGCTGGTTACATGACCGGTTATGATGGCACCTTTCCCTTCGGAAAGCCGGGAGATAAATATGAGCACCACAACTACTGGGGGATGAGAGGG TTTTGTGCCATGTTGGGCTCCTGTCTCCCAGTCTTTGCCTACCTCATAGTGCTGGAGTTGTCTCAGTCTCACACCGCAGCTCTCATCACTGCCACCCTGCTTATATTTG ACACCGGCTCGATCACAATTTCCCAGTACATCCTGTTAGACCCCATACTCATGTTCTTCATCATGGCAGCAGTGCTCAGCATGGTCAAGTTCAACCAGCAGAGATACAG gcctTTTTCTGCCTCCTGGTGGCTGTGGATGGTACTGACTGGTGTCAGCCTTGCTGGAGCGTTGGGTGTGAAGTTTGTCGGTCTGTTTGTCATCCTGTTGGTGGGACTGAACACAGTCTGGGACCTCTGGAGACTTTTGGGAGACCTCAGTCTGTCACTG GTGGACATCGCAAAGCACCTCCTGGCTCGGGTTATTGGACTCATCctgcttccactcctcctcTACATTACAATATTCGCAATCCACTTTGTAGTGTTGAACAAAAG CGGACCAGGAGATGGTTTCTTCAGTTCAGCCTTTCAGTCCCGTCTAATTGGAAATAACCTGCACAATGCATCCATGCCTGAGT ACCTGGCGTATGGCTCCACCATCACAGTGAAAAACCTCCGTATTGCTGGAGGCTATTTGCACTCTCACTGGCACTTGTACCCAGAAGGAGTGGGAGCAAAACAGCAACAG gttACAGCCTATCTTCATAAGGACTACAACAACTTGTGGCTTGTACACAGACACGGTGATAATGAAT cTCAATCGGGGACACCTGATCTGGTTCGACATGGTGACATCATTCGACTGGAGCACAAAGA AACAACCCGCAACCTTCACACTCACCTCCATGAGGCTCCTCTGACCAAGAAACACTTTCAGGTTACAGGCTATGGCATT AATGGCACAGGTGACATCAATGACCTGTggcaggtggaggtgtgtggAGGGCGGAAGGGTGACCTGGTGAAGGTGCTACGTAGCAAAGTCCGCTTTTTGCACCGAGCAACCGGATGTGTGCTTTACTCCTCCGGCAAGACACTCCCTAAATG GGGCTGGGAACAGGTGGAGGTGACCTGTAGCCCCTACTTGAAGGAGTCTCCGAGCTCTCAGTGGAACATCGAAGATCACATCAATCCCAAGT TACCCAATATAAGTTTGTCTGTGCTGAAACCCCATTTTCTGGAGATCTTACTGGAGTCCCACATCGTTATGATAAga gGTAACAGTGGCTTGAAACCCAAAGACAATGAGATGAACTCAAAACCCTGGCATTGGCCCATCAACTATCAG GGACTGAGGTTTTCTGGAGTGAATGACACAGATTATCGTGTTTATCTGCTGGGGAACCCT GTGGTCTGGTGGATAAACCTTACGAGTTTGGGATTGTATGTAATCATGGTGGCGGTGGCTTCTATAGCACTACAAAGAGGTTTCTCATTGGGACAGAAAAGAATAG AGGATTCTCATGTGCTCATGAGAGAAGGAGGACTGCTGCTCCTCGGCTGGCTGCTGCACTATGCACCTTTCTACACCATGGGCCGTGTGCTCTACTACCACCACTACTTCCCTGCGATGCTCTTCAACAGCATGCTAACAG GTATCACATTAGATGTTCTGTTGAAAAGCGCTGACTTGCTTCTGCGCCGACCGTATTCAGATTGGCTGCAGAAAGTCGGTCTGATGGTACTTCTGTTCAGTATTCTTTACAG TTTCTACTTGTTCCATCCTCTCTCCTACGGCATGACGGGTCCTCTGGCACACGAGGTGGGCAGCGCCATGGCTGGCCTGAAGTGGATGGACTCCTGGGAGTTCTAG
- the lin52 gene encoding protein lin-52 homolog: protein MASPNGGDDFESSLLSFEKLDRASPDLWPEQLPGVAEFAASCKNPITNSPPKWMAELESEDIEMLKELGSLTTANLMEKVKGLQNLAYQLGLEESREMTRGKFLNILERPKK, encoded by the exons ATGGCGTCTCCAAATGGAG GTGACGATTTTGAATCCTCTTTGCTGAGTTTTGAGAAGTTGGACAGAGCATCACCAGACCTGTGGCCAGAGCAGT TGCCTGGAGTTGCAGAATTCGCTGCGTCTTGTAAAAAT CCCATCACTAATTCGCCCCCAAAGTGGATGGCTGAACTAGAGAGTGAGGACATTGAGATGTTGAAAG AGCTGGGTAGTCTGACCACAGCCAACCTGATGGAGAAGGTAAAAGGACTTCAGAACCTCGCTTACCAGCTGGGATTAGAGGAGT CCCGGGAAATGACCAGAGGGAAGTTTCTCAACATCTTGGAGAGACCCAAGaagtga